The Aedes aegypti strain LVP_AGWG chromosome 3, AaegL5.0 Primary Assembly, whole genome shotgun sequence genome contains a region encoding:
- the LOC5565426 gene encoding mpv17-like protein: MAQLLRAFSKFFNKHPLAGNGLVYGSLYVGAEFSQQTITRKFLMEPPQDIDKPTLGRYAIMGTFVYSPILYNWYKWLDKTFPGTAKRIIVRKLLLDQFILTPPLLVIFFTGMSLMERQSNILEECKQKFLPTFARSCLFWMPAQTLNFLLVPPKFRVVYVGSCAFAWVNILCWVKRQKMTTPTSASSASAVMPTSPSSASTSIDAQ, encoded by the exons ATGGCACAGCTATTGCGAGCGTTttccaaattcttcaacaaacaTCCGCTCGCAGGTAATGGGCTAGTGTACGGAAGCTTGTACGTGGGGGCAGAATTTTCCCAGCAAACAATCACGAGAAAATTCTTG ATGGAACCCCCACAGGATATCGATAAGCCAACACTGGGGCGATACGCCATCATGGGGACATTCGTCTACTCGCCGATTCTCTACAACTG GTACAAATGGTTGGACAAGACGTTTCCAGGCACAGCCAAACGGATCATCGTTAGGAAGCTACTGCTGGACCAATTTATTCTGACGCCTCCACTATTGGTGATATTCTTCACGG GAATGTCCCTCATGGAGCGCCAATCCAACATCCTGGAAGAATGCAAGCAAAAGTTTTTGCCAACCTTCGCCCGGTCCTGTCTCTTCTGGATGCCAGCCCAAACGCTCAACTTCCTCCTGGTGCCTCCGAAATTCCGCGTCGTGTACGTTGGATCGTGTGCCTTTGCCTGGGTTAACATCCTGTGCTGGGTCAAACGGCAAAAGATGACCACCCCGACCAGTGCCAGCTCAGCCAGTGCCGTCATGCCGACCTCACCTTCTTCTGCTTCCACGTCGATCGATGCCCAATAG